A single Flavobacterium sp. 1 DNA region contains:
- a CDS encoding YceI family protein — protein MKSTIKTIITSMVLFAMTLTANAQKTYTLDTKTNFSVLGTSTLHDWEMQSASKTGTANLTVADSKLTDINSIDITLPAETIKSEKKSMDKVAYETLKTDKFKNIKYVLKSAEKVNETTWNLTGTYTIAGVSKILKTQVKTTVTNGVVNLQGSNKIKFAEFGMKSPTAMFGAIKTGEDLTIKFNLNFN, from the coding sequence ATGAAATCAACAATTAAAACAATTATTACCTCGATGGTTTTGTTTGCAATGACCTTAACTGCAAACGCTCAAAAAACCTACACTTTAGACACAAAAACAAATTTTTCAGTACTTGGAACTTCAACACTTCATGATTGGGAAATGCAATCAGCCTCAAAAACAGGAACAGCAAATCTTACCGTGGCCGATTCAAAATTAACAGATATTAACAGTATCGATATTACTCTACCGGCTGAAACCATTAAAAGCGAAAAAAAGAGTATGGATAAAGTCGCTTATGAAACTTTAAAAACTGACAAATTCAAAAACATCAAATATGTTTTAAAATCTGCTGAAAAAGTAAATGAAACTACTTGGAATCTTACCGGCACCTACACGATTGCAGGAGTTTCCAAAATATTAAAAACACAAGTAAAAACTACCGTTACAAATGGAGTAGTAAACTTGCAGGGATCAAACAAAATAAAATTCGCCGAGTTTGGCATGAAATCTCCAACGGCCATGTTTGGTGCAATAAAAACAGGAGAAGACTTAACAATAAAATTCAACTTAAATTTTAACTAA
- a CDS encoding YceI family protein has translation MRQLVITIMGLALFLSLGSAKPISSLIEPNIIIIDRLEIEILGNSTIGKYSCSNSFTYQDTINLNSNTKNSLKSEISMSNFDCGNRIMNKDLKTTVKATKFPKSTVTITNIKPFGTNYKCVLNFRITDKTLSYQNMILKTAKQSLEGTVAVNFSDIALEPPTKMGGIIKVKDEFVIHFVLYKL, from the coding sequence ATGAGACAATTAGTAATTACAATAATGGGTTTGGCACTTTTCCTTTCATTAGGAAGTGCTAAACCCATTTCTTCATTAATTGAGCCGAACATCATCATCATTGACAGACTCGAAATAGAAATCCTAGGAAATTCTACAATAGGCAAGTACAGCTGTTCCAATTCTTTTACATACCAAGATACCATCAATTTAAATTCAAATACTAAAAACAGTTTAAAGTCTGAAATTTCAATGAGCAATTTTGATTGTGGCAACAGAATCATGAACAAAGACCTTAAAACTACCGTTAAAGCAACAAAGTTTCCAAAAAGCACCGTCACCATTACCAACATAAAACCATTTGGAACCAATTATAAATGCGTTTTGAATTTTCGCATAACCGACAAAACTCTTTCCTATCAGAATATGATTTTAAAAACTGCTAAACAATCTTTGGAAGGTACTGTAGCAGTAAATTTTTCGGATATTGCTCTTGAGCCTCCAACAAAAATGGGCGGTATTATAAAAGTAAAGGATGAATTTGTCATTCATTTCGTTCTGTATAAATTATAA